A genomic segment from Synchiropus splendidus isolate RoL2022-P1 chromosome 18, RoL_Sspl_1.0, whole genome shotgun sequence encodes:
- the LOC128749154 gene encoding PGC-1 and ERR-induced regulator in muscle protein 1, protein MEDFEFSVEISDCDWECFFNECEECNLLSPALAGVDDSGLSDISSGSRRSKGPRPAECAYGLDPTAAATPLDDSMATIHHGSRLSILSDSEEDIHLRSVNMFFERMAGGMQSKVNPEEEQTSGSKQKITIQGLPVPGNNSAAHSGILPLPVGQTTAQWDMTPQLKGAHQENALTDTCNPDSQSSHEMIVQVKRRDDVSSEESQIKAQDWSPSASFKRKRRKKRRLNFEPDDRKVFFKRSDSEEEQYTFRPEAKLLPAPITPQPGSLNICHHPALCGNKDLHDFKSPRHHTNVHPTKTLDSAAAYLTENIDGKSCPEYETVDTSTSAPSVLATTPTHVPFLDIGQNDNLSSGKSVVAVKVANAGNQQLTLCDIDSEQLEPDGHNKDQDSPPVRKATPLLEEGLILDVNLSATTRETVCKCNVLSEIRELIEPKETRSQSSSPPAVVNITNDNPIPDDVETSSLAVLCCYTEGLQTEHSVFDANNPHVSLSSPTTVCHVDSMRPGSCKMEGESVSVPQLQESVIGGLNNEEGDSKYNCDSKDSKPTVFAMSSFWREMEKLTINDILGLRMVNRGAQHDHPEHEGSESELFVEQDGFKSPAQDYDLQEVESHPIKSVTWEDEPITMSLGNGLYCPSSAIEDVFDPVVSESSHNCSKKMSKAVSVQNLPALESLSDPHKKGHLHGTQEEVRGGVQSNQDDAIKGITSSSVESYKVSLTSILQYFFGKKPPISSQAVVETTNFTAATSLAESYDLFFSEFDTEHFFFPLMKSDDTRMVPIYSRSRPSTMQFPEVYESLFASSSSDDSSSEEEDESIRQPFRVITRWSHQPSQTSTDIYDHFFSDGDVRQNFFWGSGLSFRNLRWRGSTAEKQLSLSSITMSGRSRKRMSFPPNILGNGHVVHPDPLLLHLEDRINSQLMKPFRHEKLLPSNPRLDAPLLPLRQSDMCLICIAFASWVLKTANPQVGDTWKAVLLANISALSAIRYLRKYMKVETRDTNKMLHVTESSESISL, encoded by the coding sequence ATGGAGGACTTTGAGTTCAGTGTGGAAATCTCTGACTGCGACTGGGAATGCTTCTTCAACGAGTGTGAGGAGTGCAACCTGCTGTCTCCGGCACTAGCTGGAGTAGATGACTCTGGGTTGAGTGACATTAGCTCTGGATCACGGCGGTCAAAAGGACCTCGCCCAGCTGAGTGTGCCTATGGCCTGGATCCTACAGCAGCTGCCACGCCACTGGACGACAGTATGGCTACAATTCACCACGGCAGTCGATTGAGCATCTTGTCTGACAGTGAGGAGGACATCCACCTCCGGTCTGTTAACATGTTCTTTGAGAGGATGGCTGGAGGAATGCAATCTAAGGTAAacccagaggaggagcagacgagtggttcaaaacaaaaaatcacCATACAAGGATTGCCAGTTCCTGGGAATAATTCTGCTGCTCATTCCGGGATCTTACCTCTGCCAGTGGGCCAGACAACTGCACAGTGGGATATGACACCTCAACTGAAAGGTGCCCATCAAGAGAATGCTTTGACTGACACATGTAACCCAGACTCACAGAGCAGTCATGAAATGATAGTTCAAGTTAAGAGAAGGGATGATGTGAGCTCGGAGGAGAGCCAAATCAAAGCTCAAGATTGGTCTCCGTCTGCGTCATTTAAACGCAAGAGAAGGAAAAAGCGGCGACTAAACTTTGAGCCAGATGATAGGAAAGTTTTTTTCAAGCGAAGCGACTCGGAAGAGGAGCAGTATACATTTAGACCAGAAGCAAAGCTTCTCCCTGCCCCAATAACCCCACAGCCTGGGTCACTGAATATTTGtcatcatcctgctctgtgTGGAAATAAAGATTTACATGATTTTAAGTCACCACGCCATCACACAAACGTGCACCCAACTAAAACTCTGGATTCTGCAGCTGCCTAtttaacagaaaatattgaCGGGAAGAGTTGTCCAGAGTATGAAACTGTGGACACATCGACTTCAGCCCCCAGCGTTTTGGCGACTACTCCCACCCACGTCCCCTTTCTGGATATAGGCCAAAATGACAACCTATCCTCTGGAAAGTCAGTTGTGGCTGTAAAGGTCGCGAATGCTGGCAACCAGCAACTCACACTGTGTGACATAGACTCTGAGCAACTTGAGCCAGACGGTCACAACAAAGACCAAGATAGCCCTCCAGTTAGAAAGGCCACCCCCTTGTTAGAGGAAGGACTGATATTAGATGTTAATCTTTCAGCAACGACTCGAGAGACTGTATGCAAATGCAATGTTTTGTCAGAAATACGTGAGTTGATTGAACCAAAGGAAACTCGCAGTCAAAGTTCCTCTCCACCTGCTGTTGTTAATATAACCAACGATAATCCCATACCTGATGATGTGGAAACATCTTCCTTAGCTGTTTTATGCTGTTACACTGAAGGACTTCAAACTGAACACTCAGTGTTTGATGCAAACAATCCACATGTGTCGTTGAGTTCGCCCACCACCGTCTGCCACGTTGATTCAATGAGGCCAGGAAGTTGTAAAATGGAAGGAGAGAGTGTGTCTGTCCCTCAACTTCAGGAGTCTGTAATCGGTGGACTGAACAATGAGGAAGGAGACTCTAAATATAACTGTGACTCTAAAGATTCAAAACCCACTGTGTTTGCCATGTCGTCGTTCTGGAGGGAAATGGAGAAGCTGACAATAAATGATATTCTTGGTTTACGTATGGTCAACAGAGGAGCTCAACATGATCATCCTGAACATGAAGGAAGTGAATCCGAGCTCTTTGTTGAACAGGATGGATTCAAGTCTCCAGCTCAAGATTATGACCTACAAGAAGTCGAATCTCACCCCATCAAGAGTGTAACATGGGAAGACGAACCCATCACAATGAGTCTTGGGAATGGTCTTTACTGTCCAAGCAGTGCCATAGAGGACGTCTTTGACCCAGTAGTTTCAGAAAGTTCTCATAACTGCtcgaaaaaaatgtccaaagcTGTGAGTGTGCAAAATCTCCCTGCCCTGGAGTCTCTGAGTGATCCACATAAGAAAGGGCATTTACACGGCACACAGGAAGAAGTGAGGGGGGGAGTCCAATCTAACCAAGATGACGCTATTAAAGGGATAACTTCATCCAGTGTAGAGAGCTATAAGGTCTCTCTGACCAGCATCTTACAGTATTTCTTTGGTAAAAAGCCGCCCATCTCCAGCCAGGCTGTGGTGGAAACCACCAACTTCACTGCAGCAACATCTCTCGCTGAGTCGTATGATCTTTTCTTCTCTGAGTTTGATACTGAACATTTCTTCTTTCCACTGATGAAATCGGATGACACTCGGATGGTTCCCATCTACTCCCGTTCCCGCCCCTCCACCATGCAGTTCCCGGAAGTGTACGAGAGTCTCTTTGCCTCATCTTCCTCTGATGACTcctccagtgaggaggaggacgagtccATCCGTCAACCGTTCAGGGTGATTACCAGATGGAGTCACCAGCCTTCCCAGACCTCCACGGACATTTATGATCATTTTTTCTCAGACGGCGACGTCAGACAGAATTTCTTCTGGGGGTCTGGACTTTCATTCAGGAATCTGAGATGGAGAGGCTCCACAGCTGAGAAGCAGCTAAGCTTGTCCAGTATAACCATGAGCGGCAGATCCAGGAAACGGATGAGTTTCCCTCCTAATATTTTAGGAAATGGACATGTTGTTCATCCTGATCCACTCCTCCTTCACTTGGAGGACAGAATCAATAGTCAGCTCATGAAACCATTCAGACATGAGAAGCTACTGCCTTCAAATCCAA
- the her9 gene encoding hairy-related 9, giving the protein MPADTMEKQTASPLAGAPANGSHTPDKPKNASEHRKSSKPIMEKRRRARINESLGQLKTLILDALKKDSSRHSKLEKADILEMTVKHLRNLQRVQMSAALSPDASVLSKYRAGFNECMNEVTRFLSTSEGVNTEVRSRLLGHLSSCMGQMMYPQQAPSQPAHLAQPLHVQLPSTLPLSGSGMGSKISPADSVSPKVFGGFQLVPATDGQFAFLIPNPAFASATIPLYANTGVPVAVSSSPTHGGSAPTVSSPVHGMTSFSGGSQVASPVAVSPGPESSEPVWRPW; this is encoded by the exons ATGCCTGCTGACACGATGGAGAAGCAGACCGCATCTCCTCTGGCTGGAGCTCCCGCAAACGGATCCCACACACCGGACAAACCCAAGAATGCCAGCGAGCACAGAAAA TCATCCAAACCCATCATGGAGAAACGGCGCCGAGCCAGAATCAACGAAAGTCTCGGTCAGCTCAAGACTCTCATCCTGGACGCACTGAAGAAAGAT AGCTCCAGACACTCCAAACTGGAAAAGGCAGATATCCTGGAGATGACAGTGAAGCACTTGAGGAACCTGCAGCGGGTCCAGATGAGCG CTGCGCTCTCGCCCGATGCTTCCGTGCTCAGCAAGTACCGAGCCGGATTCAACGAGTGCATGAACGAAGTGACTCGATTTCTGTCCACCTCCGAGGGGGTGAACACGGAGGTCCGCTCCAGGCTCCTCGGCCACTTGTCCAGCTGCATGGGCCAGATGATGTACCCGCAGCAGGCCCCGTCTCAGCCGGCGCACCTCGCACAGCCACTCCATGTGCAGCTTCCCTCCACGCTGCCACTCAGCGGAAGCGGCATGGGATCCAAGATCAGCCCGGCTGACTCCGTGTCCCCGAAGGTGTTCGGGGGCTTCCAGCTGGTGCCTGCTACGGATGGACAGTTCGCATTTTTGATCCCTAACCCAGCCTTCGCCTCCGCAACCATCCCGCTTTACGCAAACACTGGAGTCCCCGTTGCAGTGAGCTCCAGTCCCACTCACGGCGGATCGGCACCCACGGTGTCGTCTCCGGTCCACGGCATGACCTCCTTCTCAGGCGGATCCCAGGTGGCCAGTCCGGTCGCTGTGAGCCCTGGCCCGGAAAGCAGCGAGCCAGTGTGGCGACCCTGGTAG